The stretch of DNA TGAGCtttgaccgctatgtggccatttGTGATCCTTTGCACTATGCCACTGTGCTCACCAATGGAGTCATTGCTGGAATCGGCGTAGCTGTGACTGCCCGGAGCTTCATCaccctctttccccttcccttcctcttcaagAGGCTGCCTGTCTGCAGATCCAATGTTCTTTCTCACTCCTATTGCCTGCACCCAGACATGATGAAGCTAGCCTGTGCAGATATCACTATCAACAGCATCTATGGATTCTTTGTTCTTATATCCACCTTTGGCATGGACATGTTTTTTATCTTCCTCTCCTATGTGCTCATTCTGCGTTCAGTCATGGCCATCGCTTCCCGCAAGGAACGCCTGAAAGCTCTCAACACATGTGTGTCACATATCTTGGTTGTATTAGCATTTTATGTACCGATGATTGGGGTTTCTGTAGTGCACCGCTTTGGGGAGCATGCCCCACGCTACATACATGTCTTCATGTCCAACGTTTACCTCTTTGTACCTCCTGTGCTCAACCCTCTCATTTACAGCGCCAAGACAAAGGAGATCTGCCGAGCCATTGTCCGTATGTTTCACCGCATCAAAATGTGATTTTCAGGTTTGACTTTGATATATGAGGTTAACTCTAGACATAGGTTAGCAACCATAGTGTCAttgtcatcctcctcctcctcatcatcatcatcatcctcgtCATATCACAAAGGATGAGATATGTGTGTGtagtggaggaaaaataaaaaccaggaaaTGGAGCTATAAAACTTGtaacacaaaacaaaagataGTACATTCAGCAAACCTCAGTGGCATTCACAGAAAGGTAAATATCAGACTATTGATTGATTAGACATAACTGCAAAGGTATATTAATCTAAGCTACtcattttccataaaaaataattgttattggtataataataattaatacatGTCCTTAAAATTGCCAGTGTTTGTTAGAAATTATTGATGTGCATTAGTTCATGTTATTTTGTTAACAGTCTCATGAAGTGTAGAGAATTAAGTGTTTTTCAGAGTAACACAGATAAGATGTGTTCCAGATGAGACTCAATACTTGTCTGTCTGCCCTATGTGTACCTACCCCTAGAACACCACCTCTGTGTGGTGTTGGCCTCACTACTAATACTACCACTGCTACCCTTGCCTTCACCTCCCCTATTTCAAGTTCACAAAGTGACATTTGACCCTACAGGCAGAACATGCCATAAGATGTATAAACAAGTATGACTCTGGAGAACTGATGAAAGCTGACATCTAGAA from Canis lupus dingo isolate Sandy chromosome 21, ASM325472v2, whole genome shotgun sequence encodes:
- the LOC112667902 gene encoding olfactory receptor 51I2-like, with translation MGLFNVSHPASFLLTGIPGLESSHSWLAGPLCVMYAVALGGNTVILQAVRVEPSLHEPMYYFLSMLSFSDVAMSMATLPTVLRTFCLNARSIAFDACLIQMFLIHSFSMMESGILLAMSFDRYVAICDPLHYATVLTNGVIAGIGVAVTARSFITLFPLPFLFKRLPVCRSNVLSHSYCLHPDMMKLACADITINSIYGFFVLISTFGMDMFFIFLSYVLILRSVMAIASRKERLKALNTCVSHILVVLAFYVPMIGVSVVHRFGEHAPRYIHVFMSNVYLFVPPVLNPLIYSAKTKEICRAIVRMFHRIKM